Sequence from the Priestia megaterium genome:
TTCAGTACGACGGGCTATTTTTTGCTCGCTTTTATCTTTCAAATCGGTGGTATTGGTGTGATGACACTCAGTACATTCATTTGGATAATTTTAGGTAAAAAAATTGGTTTAAAGGAACGTCAGCTCATTATGACAGACCATAACCAATCCCGCTTATCAGGATTAGTTGACTTGATGAGAAATATTTTATTTATTATTTTTGCCATTGAACTAGTTGGCGCCATTATTTTAGGATTACATTTTCTCCGTTATTATTCGAGCTGGACAGATGCGTTTCTGCATGGTTTCTTTGCTTCTGTCAGCGCTACAACAAATGCTGGCTTCGATATTACAGGATCTTCATTTATTCCGTATGCCCATGATTATTTTGTACAAGTGGTAACCGTTATTTTAATTACGCTTGGAGCGATTGGATTCCCTGTATTAATTGAAATTAAGCACTATTTTTTAACATTTAAAGATAAGCGTAAATTTCAATTTTCGCTATTTACGAAGCTAACGACCATTATGTTTTTTCTGTTGTTAGCAGGGGGAACAATCTTGATTCTTGTGCTAGAGCATTCAGGGTTTTTAGCAAATAAGTCTTGGCATGAATCTTTCTTTTATGCATTTTTCCAATCCGCTGCCACAAGGAGCGGAGGAGTGGCGACCATGAATATTAATGAGTTTTCGCTTCCTACGTTAATTATGATGAGCGCGATGATGTTTATCGGGGCTTCTCCGAGCTCAGTAGGGGGAGGAATTCGTACGACGACGTTTGCATTAAATATTCTTTTCCTGTTTTATTACGTAAGAGGAAATAAGACGATTAAAATCTTTCGCCGCGAAATTCATGAAGATGACATTATTAAATCAGTAGCTGTATCGATGTTAGCTATAATCATTTGCTCGATTTCTCTTCTTATTTTAAGTATTACAGAACATTTTTCTCTCATTGAGCTTATTTTTGAAGTGTGTTCAGCTTTTGGGACAACAGGTTTATCAATGGGAATTACAGGAGGGCTTTCTGATATCGGTAAATGCGTTATTATGATTTTAATGTTCATTGGTCGAATCGGCATGTTTTCATTTATCTTAATGCTTCGCCGTCCAACGTCTGGACCTGATTATCACTATCCGAAAGAACGTATTATTATTGGATAAAAGAGGCTGGGACAAAATTATGTTAGTTGCAGGAAGATCCGAACGAGTTTGTTTCTTGATTAAGAATCAAACTCGTTCGGATCTTTTATTATGATGGTGAACGTAGGTTTCATTATCCCATTTGTTCGTTTTTAGATTAAAGTGATTTTGTCATGTTTCAACTGCTTTTTTACAGCTTTTTCTGCTTATATTGCTTAGCAAAAGGCGCATTCTAAGAAAAGGAAGTTCAATGAGCTTCCAAGCATAGGAGGGATAGATGATGGCAAAGCGTAAAGTAGGGTACAAATCAGCACTAACTAACAACAATACACCAAAAGAGAGCCTTTCAGATGCAGAATTTGCTGCTGAGTATGCTGGCGGCGAGGAGCCGGCTAAAGGCGCGAATCGCAATTCAAAAAAAGGAAAGCAAGGTAAGCAACGATGAGCAAACATAAACAAAATAATAAGCACATCGCGAGCACCGAAGCGAAGCAAAAACAATTACTGCAAGAAGAGTTCGGAGCGGAAATGGGCGATCCGAACGCAGCTAAAATATATGAATCCCTAGGAAAGACAAAGTCTGATAAAGAGCATGAAAAGAAAAAAGAATGTTAAAGAAAAAAACCTCGGATATCCGAGGTTTTAGCTTACAACTGGAAGACCAAATGCTTCTACAGGTGCTGAATAAAGTTTCGTATCATTTGCTTTTTGATCATAATAAGCAAGAAGAACAGATGGTTGTTCATTGATTTGTCCCGTTTGTTTATAATACATATAGTCAAATGGAAGAATCTCTAAAACAGTGTGCTTGTATAATTCTTTTTCAGCAAGCTGTTCAGCTTCAAAAGCCCGTCCCATGATAGAAGGATTAGCAAGCATTTGCTGATAGTAATGAGAGCGGACTTGTTTTTCTACTTTATCGTCCCACCAAGGTTTACGAGGCTTATGCTTTTGGTTTTGTAAATAATCAATTTTCATAAACCCTTCAACCATTTCTTCATTTGAAAAATTCTCTGTTTCAATATACTGTCTAAGGCGTCTGAATAAATCTTCAAGCTGATGGCCGATTCGAACCCAGCCCATTTCATCCCAATACGTCCCGAAGTTTTGGAAGAAATCAAAAGGTGTATCATAGCAGTGCTCTACTAAAAACTCTATTGTTTCATCCATTCGATGGTCATTCCAAAACTTTTCTAAAATATCTTCTACATGTTTAATACGTACGACATCTGAAAATGGCAAGACGTTATTGCTTAAAATTTCATAAGGCGACTGATCCATGTATTGATAATTATAGCGAGGCGCACTTAAGCGTAAGCCGGTGCCGCGAAGCATTTTTAAAAAGCCTAACTGAAGCTCTTCAGGGCGAAGTGCAAATACATCATTAAACGTATTT
This genomic interval carries:
- a CDS encoding TrkH family potassium uptake protein, yielding MTKKECQIMPQPWKRRVRQMSSAQIIVTFYIVAVTLGFLLLSIPEALKPGVKLAFIDRLFIAVSAVSVTGLTPVSTPDTFSTTGYFLLAFIFQIGGIGVMTLSTFIWIILGKKIGLKERQLIMTDHNQSRLSGLVDLMRNILFIIFAIELVGAIILGLHFLRYYSSWTDAFLHGFFASVSATTNAGFDITGSSFIPYAHDYFVQVVTVILITLGAIGFPVLIEIKHYFLTFKDKRKFQFSLFTKLTTIMFFLLLAGGTILILVLEHSGFLANKSWHESFFYAFFQSAATRSGGVATMNINEFSLPTLIMMSAMMFIGASPSSVGGGIRTTTFALNILFLFYYVRGNKTIKIFRREIHEDDIIKSVAVSMLAIIICSISLLILSITEHFSLIELIFEVCSAFGTTGLSMGITGGLSDIGKCVIMILMFIGRIGMFSFILMLRRPTSGPDYHYPKERIIIG